The following are from one region of the Vitis riparia cultivar Riparia Gloire de Montpellier isolate 1030 chromosome 9, EGFV_Vit.rip_1.0, whole genome shotgun sequence genome:
- the LOC117922392 gene encoding 17.4 kDa class III heat shock protein, whose product MSPVADLDVLNGDLAATVSQLLNFPEAIDKFAFPSRSHHTHEHKGLSTIPTDIMDTPKEYLFYMDVPGLCKSDIQVTVEDDNTLVIRSHGKRKREDGEEDGCKYVRLERRAPQKLMRKFRLPENANTSAISAKCENGVLTVVIEKHPPPPKSKTVEVNIA is encoded by the exons ATGAGCCCAGTGGCAGATCTGGATGTGTTGAATGGGGACTTGGCCGCTACTGTGAGCCAGCTACTCAATTTCCCAGAAGCCATAGATAAATTCGCATTTCCTTCAAGATCACACCACACCCATGAACACAAGGGCCTCTCCACCATTCCTACAGACATCATGGACACTCCCAAAGAGTACCTTTTCTACATGGACGTCCCTGGACTCTGCAAATCTGATATCCAG GTGACTGTTGAAGATGACAATACTCTGGTAATCAGAAGCCAtgggaagaggaagagagaggatGGGGAGGAGGATGGGTGCAAATACGTAAGGCTTGAAAGGAGGGCTCCCCAGAAGCTGATGAGGAAGTTCCGGCTGCCGGAAAATGCTAACACCTCCGCAATCAGTGCCAAATGTGAGAATGGGGTTTTGACTGTTGTCATAGAGAAGCATCCTCCTCCTCCAAAGTCCAAGACAGTTGAGGTTAACATAGCATAG
- the LOC117922390 gene encoding CCAAT/enhancer-binding protein zeta, which translates to MANSKPKKSSNPESMELIRNEVASYASSIGLSSSLPSSGFNDSDFRKTGTLKAPKTPKLLKDSSKPEDFPQKTQKRKEQNQKPKPKVFESALDQNKGFDRFKNLPKLPLVKASVLGVWYVDAAELEAKVFGKEGKKKLEAKSVEEWKVVVARKREVAERLMAQYVQDYESPKGQSGDIKMLVTTAKAGTAADKVSAFSVMVGENPIANLRSLDALLGMVASKVGKRHALTGFEALKELFVSSLLPDRKLKTLLQQPLNHLPETKDGYSLLLLWYWEECLKQRYERFVVALEEASRDMLPILKDKATKTMYALLRGKPEQERRLLSALVNKLGDPGAKGASYADFHLSNLLTDHPNMKAVVIDEVDAFLFRPHLGLRAKYHGVNFLSQIRLSNRGDGPKVAKRLLDVYFALFKVLISEAGGDQKIDKSSKAGGKTSSSFKNNKAKDAMESHVEMDSRLLSVLLTGVNRAFPYVSSIEADDIIEVQTPMLFQLVHSNNFNIGVQALMLLDKISSKNQIVSDRFYRALYSKLLLPAAMNSSKAEMFIGLLLRAMKNDVNLKRVAAFAKRILQMALQQPPQYACGCLFLLSEVLRARPPLWNAVLQNESVDDELEHFEDIVEETENEPSTVKETEDKGNTVLEKRESTRELINISKNMKSDGDSSEDEDDSPASDLESDVSDEGEDLLIENDLENLQESKTFSDHNGNQSQVSVTKPRLPGGYDPRHREPSYCNADRVSWWELTVLASHVHPSVATMARTILSGANIVYNGNPLNDLSLSAFLDKLMEKKPKASTWHGGSTIEPAKKLDMNHHLIGAEILSLAEMDVPPEDLVFHKFYTNKVTSSKKPKKKKKKGAEDEAAEEFLDADGSNGSDDEEVEVDGGDESDNEEIENMLDTADPPLESNSDYDYDDLDQVAGDDDDDLVGNVSDAEMDIPPDMAEGEDDEDLVGNDNNGENSEDDIDFGDASDDDNDDGNQLNSKKRKQRKSGGKTGKSPFASLEDYEHLLNAETPADKKPKSRKRSTEKKSKSRKKRKSTN; encoded by the exons ATGGCGAATTCAAAGCCAAAAAAGTCCTCAAATCCAGAGTCCATGGAGCTTATCAGAAACGAAGTAGCATCCTACGCTTCTTCAATTGGCCTCTCTTCTTCTCTCCCAAGCTCCGGCTTCAACGACTCCGATTTCCGGAAGACCGGAACCCTCAAAGCTCCCAAAACTCCGAAACTCCTCAAAGATTCCTCTAAACCAGAGGATTTTCCCCAGAAAACCCAGAAAAGGAAAGAGCAAAATCAGAAGCCCAAACCCAAAGTTTTCGAGTCTGCGCTTGACCAAAATAAAGGCTTCGACCGCTTCAAGAACCTTCCAAAGCTTCCTTTGGTGAAAGCGAGTGTACTTGGAGTTTGGTATGTGGATGCGGCGGAGTTGGAAGCCAAAGTGTTTGGGAAGGAAGGGAAGAAGAAGCTTGAGGCAAAGAGTGTGGAGGAGTGGAAGGTTGTGGTGGCGAGGAAGAGAGAGGTGGCTGAGAGGCTGATGGCGCAGTATGTGCAGGACTACGAGTCTCCAAAGGGCCAGAGTGGGGATATTAAGATGTTAGTTACGACGGCGAAGGCAGGGACGGCTGCAGATAAAGTTTCAGCCTTCTCGGTTATGGTCGGAGAGAATCCAATTGCGAATTTGAGATCGCTTGATGCACTTTTGG GAATGGTGGCATCAAAAGTGGGAAAGCGCCATGCCCTCACAGGCTTTGAAGCACTAAAGGAGCTGTTTGTTTCAAG TCTATTACCTGATCGGAAGCTGAAGACCCTCCTACAGCAGCCACTAAATCATCTTCCTGAAACAAAAGATGGTTACTCCCTTCTACTTTTATGGTATTGGGAGGAATGCTTGAAGCAGAG GTATGAGCGTTTTGTCGTTGCCCTTGAGGAAGCATCAAGAGATATGTTACCGATACTCAAAGACAAGGCAACGAAG ACCATGTATGCCCTGCTGAGGGGTAAACCAGAGCAAGAGCGCAGATTGCTTTCTGCCCTGGTTAACAAA TTGGGGGACCCTGGTGCTAAAGGTGCATCCTATGCCGATtttcatttatcaaatttattgaCCGACCATCCAAACATGAAG GCTGTGGTGATTGACGAGGTGGATGCTTTTCTCTTTCGACCTCATTTGGGATTACGAGCAAAATATCATGGT GTTAACTTCTTGAGCCAAATTCGTCTAAGTAATAGAGGAGATGGACCAAAGGTGGCCAAACGTTTGCTAGATGTATATTTTGCACTCTTTAAG GTACTGATTTCTGAGGCAGGTGGTGATCAAAAGATTGACAAAAGCAGCAAAGCAGGTGGAAAAACTTCCAGttcttttaagaataataaagcCAAAGATGCAATGGAGTCTCATGTTGAAATGGATTCACGACTGCTGTCAGTTCTTCTAACA GGAGTCAACAGAGCATTTCCTTATGTTTCAAGCATTGAGGCTGATGATATTATTGAAGTCCAAACACCAATGCTCTTTCAACTG GTTCATTCGAACAACTTCAATATAGGAGTTCAAGCATTAATGCTTCTTGACAAGATATCATCCAAAAATCAAATTGTTAGTGATCGGTTTTACCGTGCATTGTATTCAAAACTGCTACTTCCAGCTGCCATGAATTCTTCCAAG GCAGAAATGTTTATTGGACTACTTTTGAGGGCTATGAAAAATGATGTAAATTTAAAGCGTGTTGCGGCCTTTGCCAAGCGTATATTGCAG ATGGCACTTCAGCAGCCTCCGCAATATGCCTGTGGATGCTTATTTCTGCTTTCTGAAGTTCTTAGAGCTAGGCCACCCCTATG GAACGCAGTGCTTCAGAACGAGTCAGTTGATGATGAGCTTGAACATTTTGAAGACATTGTAGAAGAGACTGAGAATGAACCCAGCACTGTAAAAGAAACTGAGGATAAAGGGAACACTGTATTGGAGAAACGAGAAAGTACTAGGGAGTTAATTAATATTAGTAAAAACATGAAATCTGATGGTGACTCCTCAGAGGATGAAGATGACTCTCCAGCCTCTGATTTGGAATCTGATGTTTCTGATGAAGGAGAAGACTTGCTCATAGAAAATGATTTGGAAAATCTCCAAGAATCCAAAACATTTTCTGATCATAATGGGAACCAATCTCAAGTCTCTGTTACAAAGCCTCGTCTGCCTGGAGGCTACGATCCAAGGCACCGGGAACCTTCTTACTG CAATGCAGATCGTGTGAGCTGGTGGGAGCTGACGGTACTTGCATCACATGTGCATCCATCTGTTGCTACCATGGCTAGGACAATTCTTTCTGGAGCCAACATAGTCTACAATGGAAATCCATTAAATGACTTATCACTTAGTGCTTTTCTGGACAAGTTAATGGAGAAGAAACCAAAGGCAAGCACATGGCATGGTGGTTCTACAATTGAACCTGCCAAAAAG ctggacatgaatcatcATCTGATTGGAGCGGAGATTCTCTCATTGGCTGAAATGGATGTACCCCCAGAAGATCTTGTTTTCCACAAGTTCTATACAAATAAAGTGACCTCCTCAAAGAagccaaagaagaaaaagaagaaaggggCAGAGGATGAGGCAGCTGAAGAGTTTCTTGATGCCGATGGTAGTAATGGGAGTGATGATGAAGAGGTTGAGGTGGATGGTGGCGATGAGAGTGATAATGAAGAGATTGAGAACATGTTGGACACAGCTGATCCTCCTCTGGAATCAAATAGtgattatgattatgatgaTTTGGACCAAGTTGcgggtgatgatgatgatgacttaGTGGGGAATGTCAGTGATGCTGAGATGGACATCCCTCCAGACATGGCTGAGGGGGAAGATGATGAAGACTTGGTTGGTAATGACAACAATGGTGAAAATAGCGAAGATGATATTGATTTTGGGGATGCAagtgatgatgataatgatgatggtaATCAACTCAacagtaagaaaagaaaacaaaggaagtCTGGTGGGAAGACTGGAAAGTCCCCTTTTGCCAGCCTTGAAGATTATGAGCATCTGTTAAATGCAGAAACTCCTGCAGACAAGAAGCccaaatcaagaaaaagatCTACAGAAAAGAAGTCCAAGTCGCGGAAGAAGAGAAAATCAACCAATTGA